Within the Oncorhynchus kisutch isolate 150728-3 linkage group LG13, Okis_V2, whole genome shotgun sequence genome, the region gtgtgctccaggcatgtgctgacAAACTGgtaggtgtcttcactgacattttcaacatgtccaaCATTGAGTCTGTagcaccaacatgtttcaagcagaccaccatagtccctgtgtccaagaacacaaaggcaacctgcctaaatcactaccgacccgtagcactaacgtcagtagccatgaagtgctttgaaaggctggtaaagGCTCACATCCacaccattatctcagaaaccctagacccactccaatttgcataccgcccaaacagacccacagatgatgcaatctctattgcattccaccctgtcctttcccacctggacaaaataaacACTTATGTgacaatgctattcattgactacagctcagcgttcaacaccatagtaccctcaaagctcattactaagctaaggatcctgggactaaacatctccctctgcaactggatcctggactccctgacgggctgcccccaggtggtgagggtaggtatcaacacatctgccacgctgatcatcaacactggagccccccaggggtgtgtgctcagtcccctcctgcactccctgttcacccacgactgcggagccaggcacgactccaacaccatcattaagtttgcagacaacacaacagtggtaggcctgatcaccgacaacgaagagacagcctatagggaggcgtcagagacctggccgtgtggtgccagaataacaacctgtccctcaacgtGACCAAGACTAAGGAAATGattgactacaggaaaaggaggaccgagtacgcccccattctcatcgatggggctgtagtggagcaggttgagagcttcaagttccatggtgtccacatcatcaacaaacaaaaatagtccaaacacaccaagacagcctattacccctcaggaaaccaaaaggatttggcatgggtcctgagatcctcaaaaggttctacagctgcaacatcgagagcatcctgattggttacatcactgcctggtacagcaattgctcagcctctgactgcaaggcactacagagggtagtgcgtacggcccagtacatcactggggctaagctgcctgccatccaggacctctacaccaggtggtgtcagaggaaggccctaaaaatggtcaaagaccccagccaccccagtcatagactgttctctctactaccgcttggcaagcggtaccggactgccaagtctaggacaaaaaggcttctcaacagtttttttttacccccaagcaataagactcctgaacaggtaatcaaatggctacctggactaattgcattgtgtaccccccccccccccagccctcttttatgctgctgctactctctgtttatcatatatgcacagccactctaactatacattcatgtacatatgtgcatactacctcaattggcccgaccaactagtgctcccacacattggctaaccaggctatctgtattgtgtcccgccacccaccacccgccaacccttcttttatgctactgctactctctgttcatcatatatgcatagtcactttaaccatatctacatgtacatactacctcaatcagcctgactgaccggtgtctgtatgtaacctcgctactgtatgtagcctcgctactgtatatagcctcgctactgtatgtagcctcgctactgtatatagcctcgctactgtatgtaacctcgctactgtatgtagcctcgctactgtatatagcctcgctactgtatgtagcctcgctactgtatatagcctcgctactgtatgtagcctcgctactgtatatagcctcgctactgtatgtaacctcgctactgtatgtagcctcgctactgtatatagcctcgctactgtatgtagcctcgctactgtatatagcctcgctactgtatgtagcctcgctactgtatatagcctcgctactgtatgtagcctcgctactgtatatagcctcgctactgtatgtaacctcgctactgtatgtagcctcgctactgtatgtaacctcgctactgtatgtagcctcgctactgtatgtaacctcgctactgtatatagcctcgctactgtatgtaacctcgctactgtatgtagcctcgctactgtatgtagcctcgctactgtatatagcctcgctactgtatgtagcctcggtactgtatatagcctcgctactgtatgtaacctcgctactgtatgtagcctcgctactgtatatagcctcgctactgtatgtagcctcgctactgtatgtaacctcgctactgtatgtagcctcgctactgtatatagcctcgctactgtatatagcctcgctactgtatgtagcctcgctactgtatatagcctcgctactgtatgtaacctcgctactgtatgtagcctcgctactgtatatagcctcgctactgtatgtagcctcgctactgtatatagcctcgctactgtttttcactgtcatttttttattgtagtttttatttctttatttacctattgttcacctaatacctttttttgcactattggttagagcctgtgagtaagcatttcactgtaaggtcttcacctgttgtattcggcgcacgtgacaaataaactttgatttgatttggaatacTGCTTGAGCATGATGCACAAACTGGTTTACGCATATAGTAGGCTGGGCTGGCCCTTGCCTTTTGGGGGCAGGGATAAAACATTTAAGTGGCCCCCCCTCGTGATGGCAGAGTTTTTGCTgtagttaatttcctgcaattatatacaatttgccatggggtggagagaagatttCGCAATTTTCTAACACATTTTATGCAATTCTACAAATTGTGCCATGGGGCGGAgaaaaaaatgtgcagttttacagcgaacttcctacaattctacacattttaccataGGGTGAAGAGATATTTGAGCAGTTTAAAACCACAtcttctgcaattctacacattttgccatgacttatgatatctgagtgagagtgactaacaaaatcaatgggggcccacTGGTGGTCAGGGTCCCTGGGCTCGTGCCCCATGTGCCCTGTCAGTAATTAAACCATGATTACTAGctacaagtttagataactgGTCAGACTAATTTATAATCTTATGAAAAAATGAATTGTGAaactgcaccttgtgtattctactattctaactctcaacagggttcctaaaaacattttaaataattTGGGTCAAGGGCCCCCTAGCGGCCGCTTAAATCACTAATGCCCTGAGATCATGAGCATAACCTTACCTTAGCTGCGATTATCCTCCCTGGAAACTTTGGGCTATGCAGGCTGTAGTACAGTGAACCTGCTATCTGCTTGGGCTGGTAGTTTTCACACAGTAGGAAATCTTGGGGCTGAAATGCAACAACACCTTCGTCGGACACTCTCATCAGGAGAACCCCAGCCTCCATGCGCTGTTCGATACTCCTCAGGAACAGTAGGTGGCGATGCTGAATACCTTGAGAAATACCCCCTTGGTTGTAGAAACTGCTGAAGAAGTAGGTAagctgttcatcaggtgtatCGAAGTCCAGTTGAGACAGCGGCTGCAAGTTGAGAGGGCTCTTCTGGACTGGTCTTTCTTCGTCTATCTCTACATGGGGCTGAGTGCCTTCGATGGGGACCAGCATGTAGAGAGGGTTGTCATAGTTTTGGTGACTGCAGGGTAGTGGGGAAAGGGGACACAGATAGACCCCTGGTAGGGAAAGGGTTCGAGCCAGCCTCTTCTTGGGCACTGGTGGAGGGGTGGTGCTATCTGAGAAAAACCTCTCTTGATGACAGTAAGAGGGATCTGAAAGATAAAGGGAAATACAGAACATGTAATAGACTTTCCAGAGAAGTCATTGCCTATTTCCACACTTTGACTCTCTAGGATTATCGAGAACTTATTTAGAATAAGGTAGAGAAATGACAGAATAGTAATActctgcaacaacaaaaacatttcagCCAATGTTTATCTCGAACTGTTGTTGGATACGTAGATTAAATATTTGACAggaggggcctcccgggtggcgcagtggttaagggtgctgtactgcagcgccaccagagactctgggttcgcgcccaggctctgtcataaccggccgcgaccgggaggtccgtggggcgatgcacaattggcctagcttcgtccgggttagggaggggttggccggcgGTCTCaccgcgcaccagcgactcctgtggcgggccaggcgcagtgcgcgctaaccaaggttggttgggttgtgtatcggaggacgcatgactttcaaccttcctctctcctgagcccgtacgggagttgtagcgatgagacaagatagtagctactaaaacaattggataccacgaaattggagagaaaaacgGGGTAaagttcaaataaataaatacatatttgacAGGAGCTACTGTATTCATAAACACATAAACATTGTGCCTATGGCAGGTCTTTATCAGCATAGGCCTGGTTTCAGGTGTCACTTCCTCCCATTCAATTCACATGAGAAAAGGGAAGCAGGACAAGGAAGGAAAATGAGAGGGTAAAATACAAGTGCTTTCTATTTAATATTTCAGCTGGGAAAAAGCTAATACCTAAAGAACTTATATCCTAGTCAATTTTATAATTGAAATCAACAGGATAATGTAATActacagtgtctgataaagaTGTGTGTTGTACTCACCATAGCGCTGGTGAATGGGACACTGGAGTGCATGGCAATCAGTGGCTGCAGAGAACACATCTGTACAGGTAGAGCCCTGGTGCTGATGAGGCCCCAATGGGCTAGAGACACTCCCATCCAACTCCAGGTCCACACTGGAACCCATACTAGAGCCTCGCGAGTAGAGACTCctgagcgcgcacacacacacacaatcagattCATTAATTGATCTTCTGTCCTTTGAACTAGTTACCTAAAATAAGCGCCTACAGTACAGAAGCTGCATAGCACTCAGATAGACTCTATGCAGTGTCTTGATAGTTTTTCTGACGAAGCTCACATTTAAAGGTTCAGTCGAACTGTCAAGACGCTGCATAGAGTCTGAGTGCTATGCAGTTTCTGTactgtatgtttttgttttaCCTGCGCTGTTTGATAGGCAACACTGGGggtccactctgtctctctgctccctGAGTTGCACAATCCATCGCTGCACAATCCATTGCCTGGTTACGGTGTCTCTCACTCAGAATAGCAGTCTGTCAAACTCAAATGGAACTTGAGGTCTCTAATATTATTGCTCAGGTTCACGTTaatatcctctctccctctctttcgcttgctctctctctctctctcaatgtctgtctctctttcttgtgAGAATGTAATTATCTGCTGTTCTGATCTTTGCAGTCTGAGGTTGGTACCGGAAAAGTAGTGCCTGTGTGAGGGCATATCAGTACTTATGCAGTAACCTCAACTACAAAATGAGGAAGAACACCAAAAAGACACCCAACTTCACacactctttttttctctctcactttcctttTAAGTTAGATCCATCACACACTTGGTCTCTGCCTCCCTGGTACTTTGTCTTTTATGGATTGGATCTCAAATCACATTTTTCTTCTTCAATGTGCTAGCCCCCAATTGCTTTATGATGCATCTTCTTGGTCAAACACGTGTGATCAATCTAATTGCATTAGAAGGGCtgagagatgaggaaatgttggactggaaaggaggcatggctgagtcaaataggaatcctgacttaatgaggTGGTGATTAAACAGATCAGACATACGCTCCTTGTCAGTAGCAACCCCATCATCAACATtgagggacatgggcagctgtgaggaggagggtttattctccaggtctttaaccattttccagaacttcttgcgtttagacccacagagagagaacggcTATTTAAAGTAACTAAcgttggccttccggatagcctgagtgcacttatttttcATTtacctgaacgagagccagtcagcctgagcatttgtgtgccgagcctttcaccaaatggtgttcttgaggtggagtaactctgccagatcacggtcaaaccaggggttgaacctgtttttaattctcattttctttatgggggttgtctgtaaacaataccactgaaaatatcaaaaaagaaggtccaagtgtCTTTGACAGagggccaggtcatgaaggaaggcttgttCATTAAAGTTTTtaagcaagcgtctatgacaaatcagggcAGGTCGTTTAACTGAGAAGCCATTACGAAAACAgtctgtaaaacagtgatcactaaggtcattaaagaaaacaccagactgatacctatcaggattatttgtgaggataacattaaggagagtagccttttctgggtgtttggagtcataccttgtgggattggtaataatctgagaaggACTTAGGGAGTTgttttaggacttggtcaggtggtttaagcatgtcacagtttaggtcacctagcaggacaaattcagacaaATTCAGACTatgtgtaaggggccaggagagaccttagggcaggtagggtacaggccagtGCTGATGGAGACggataacacccagcaacagtcaacaaagagctatttgaaagcttaatgcttaaaaccagctatcaaattgtttggggacagacttgttGGAGACAACAGAGCACCAAAGGCATTctttggtaaagattgccactccaccacctttggaagatctgtcttgacAAAAAAGGTTCTAACCAGAAgggttaacatcagtgttcaaaacactctttcttaaccacgtctcagtaatgaccaacacatctggattagAGCTGTGAACCCAagctttcaattgatccattttaggtaataaccttctagtgttaacgtgcagaaaacctaGGCTTTTACAAGAGCAGAAATCAATGAAGAAGATATCAGAACACAAGtaagaattggggctagcaacagtagacgggccagggtgtacatgcacatttccagatatcatcagcagtaatacaatcagggcatggcagaggacagggagagagtgttGATGTTTTATGATATTtcaatgtgcatcagatggcaacaagatcctattgtacagcaatttcatcaggtaacatgaatacaaagctggCGAGATGtagttagaataggatgggaggccaagagtTCATGTAACCAATAGAGTCTGAGTCGCGAGTGTGGGGGGAAAAAACTTCAGTCCCATGGTTGGGTAAACGAtcaagttcatagtcaacaaagcacgTAAAAGTTTTGGGGCAAATAGGATAAAGCACAAGAAAAAATGTTTACAGCTTGGGGCAATCCCATTGTAAATTCAaagagtcactcgccccaacaaGATAACTTGAGAGTAGCTCTCTATGAGTCCAATATGCTATAAAAGtctgagatttaaaaaaataaatagtagGCCTATAGTAGTTAAAGTGTTTCTGAGTAAGCTCACGTAATAAGCATCACAAGTTAACTCACCTACATACAATAATGATCAGTCCAAAgtctacagtgtgtgtacagtggggcaaaaagtatttagtcagccaccaattgtgcaagttctcccacttaaaaagatgagagaggcctgtaattttcatcataggtacacttcaactatgacagacaaaatgaggaaaaaaatccagaaaatcacattgtaggaattttaatgaatttatttgcaaattatggtggaaaataagtactgacccaattagggttaagtgcttttCTCAAGGGAACATCGgcatatttttcacctagttagctcggggattcgaaccagaaaCCTTTACAGTTACTGGCCCAAACCTGAGGCTGAGTAGGAGAGGAGGCGTTAAACCCTACTTGGACATTCAGTCTTTGGGACGTGGAAGGTTGTTGTTGTGCAGAGAGGGATTAGAATTCATACAGTTATAATAATAGCACACTGTAGGCCTATTGGTTAGCATGAATAGATTTAAACAATAAGGCTTGTAAGTTCATACAACTAcgtagacgctcttatccagatcgacttacaggagcaattagggttacgtgccttgttcaagggcacattgacagatttttcacctagtcagctcagggattccaaccagaaacctttcagttacttgccCAACACTAGGCTTCCTGCTACCATACTTTCTTACTTTGCAGTAAGCATTATTCTGAAAATGAATATCTTGTTCCATTATATTATTGAAATATATTAGGTCAAGTGCTCTTCAGACAAAGGGTTTTTGTGATCTATTTTTAGAAGTAGGTTTCGTATTTATTCCACAGTGAGGCACAATTCCTCTTCATGATCTATGAGAGAGGAGGCATAATGAGTATCAGTAGAAGGTTGCAGAGTAAACATCATTAGGCCCTAGTGTCCTTTCTCTTAAGAGCCCCTTCATATGCTAAGAGCCACAGAGAACAGGGTCTCCCTACCTCACATACAGCAGATGTTGCATCAGCACACATTGAACAACATGCAGTTAAGATTTACAGACTGTTGGACATGCTGAAATACATCATCCTTTTATGATATGTAACTTTAAATTGTCATCTGAAGAGTGTAATACACCATTGAATATATTCAGGTATCATATGTGTTGTTAAATATAGTGTATGGTGGATTAGGATTTCTGTTAAATTCAGTTGAGAGGATTAAGGTTTAGATTACGCCCCTTAAATAAAACATACAGATGTAAGGCTAGCCATAGCGGGGATCTACAGTATAGTATTCTGGATTTCATGAGATATTGAACTGTCTTGAGAGGAGAATGTTTATGAAAGGATCAGCTTTCATATTCATACAAATGTTTcaatgaggaggtggaggatgagcCTGAGGAGATGGTTCATAGTATCTCCTCCTTTGGTGCTGATTCAGTCTGTGAGATACTATATTCTATGGACAGGCGTTGGACAGTAGTTGACCATCTGGAGGGATTGGGTTTAATGTGAATGGCCTGTGTCGTGTGATGGATGCTGTCTTTATCCTTGTGTAGGCGCCAGAGCCCAGCTTGGAAGAGCTGAGCCTCTTCGTAGGCCATCTGAGAGCTCTGACTCAGGGCGACAAAGCCATATGGTCTGGTGACCTTGGCAAGGTGAGGCAGAGACAGGGCAACTCTGGCGGTCGGGTCGGGCCAGTGCTCATTCTCCAGGAAGGTACAGGGGTAGGATCTCTCCCTGTGCAGGGGAGAATGCTTGTAGGTGAAGGGGTCTGAGATGGTCCAGTGGGCTTTTCGCTCAGGTGAAGACCCAAATCTGGATTATGACGTTGATGTAGAGAGTGAAGAGGATGGTAAAATACATAAACAGCAGGTGTCCACTTCAGGGCCCCCAAAGCCTTCCTATGCCTCCTCTCCATCATCGCCTTGGGAATGGTGAAGACTGGGAATTGTAAACTGGAACTCCCGAGAGAGCGCATGCTGGAGGCGGCTCACAAAAGTGAACGCATCTCCGCACAGTTTAAAGTGTTTTGTGCTACTGCCAATAGTTCCAATGCTGATGGTGCTGTCATGTTTCTCTTCGTTGTggctgttgtttgtgtgtgtaggctagcctatgtgtctctctctccctttcagcaGTGCTATTAGTTTGTGTCTTGGGTAGGTTAGATTGGTCTGGAGAGAAAACAGTGGGGCTTTATACCTGTGACTCCCCCTGGAGTACCGTTGGTGCTTTCAAGGCAACTATTTGGGGGGaaaaacgaggtcaaatcatgacttcagtgatcttcaggtcggaaactCGGAGCTCTCGAAAAATGCCAGAGTTTCCGACTTTTAATTACGAGTTGGAAGACCGTCCAAAACGATTTTCGCAGTCGGCGCTTGATTTCTTGTCTTCgacttcccagttgttttgaacgtggcaaGTGTGTGCGTAAATGTGACGTGTCTGCCTAGTGGCGGAAGCTCTAACCAAGTTTGGTTATCCCTGTTCAGATGGATGGACAccacaaaataaaacaaacaccTTACTGtttacaaaataaaacaaaacaaagcaaTAATTTCCCTTGTAAATATTATAATTAGTAGTTTTCGTTCTGTTTATTCTATTTATTCAATTCTCACTTTCAATAACattaggctgtgtttacacaggcagcccaaatcGGATTATTATTCCACTAATTGTTCCTTTGACCAGACAGATCAGTTATTTTGGTACTAATTGGGCAAAAGATGAGAACTGGGCTGCCTTGCCTGTGTAATGCTGTGTTCACGTGCTAGTCGTAACTCTGAAATgtccgacttgctaactggttacCTAGTTATACACATGCCGCATTCAACGAGTTAGCAAGTCTGACATTTCTGAGTTTAGTTCCGAATAGCATATGAACTAGTCACATTTTGCCTACCGAATGTGACAGGCTATTGTCGGCCTATCTGATGTTGGCCCATACCTTTCTACAGATGCTGCCATAATTCATAATTTCGCTAATTAGTGATTCGATAAATGGTCACAGTTAGCCTAATTGTTTGTGTGGGGTGATTGGCTCATCTTCTGCTATTCCGGGGTTCATAACAACACTGATCACATACCGCTGTTATCAGCTTCCTTCCAATCTATCGCCACATTGATCAGTATGACCTCTGAATGTAGCGTCGCCATCGAACAGGACAACGACGGTGTTGAGGTAATATGGGCAAATGATGTTTGTACTCCGATGAACTTGACGGCAACTTTTATTGTTGAGGTTGTTTAACTTGCTAACACCTTGAGCTCTTTGCGGCGGGAAACTTTGAACGCCTGCTAGCTTCTGTTGCATCTGTCATCACAAGTGGCTGCACACTAACGAAATGCTCTGGGACACACTTTTCACGACACGAAGTGACTTTCGTAGCATGTTAGGACAGCATTTTCGCGAACTTATTTCCTAACCTACGTTAATTGTCCTAGCCTGCTATAAAAGTACATTTCATATCGAAGTGTTTCAACAATGCGCTAACTAGTTAGCCATCTGTCTGCACACCTTGATATTTTATGCTTACTTTGTGGCTTTGAAAATGTTTTAATATAGGATTTAACTGACCCATTTTTACCTTCACAGGACACCGTTGTAGTgaagagagacagtgtgttaacCACTGTACTCTGTCGCCTGTCACAGTTTTGGCCTGTCAGACTAGCGGTAAGCATGTTCCCCAAACTTAATATATCTTCACTGGTTAGTTTGAATTTGACATGGGATGGTTGCGTTTCAATAGTTTGTCCATAATTGGCCTCCATAAATGTGCCACCATATTAATCCCACAAGCACATGTCCTCACTTTGCATCTGTCTTGGATATGTGAATTATGGCTTTTAAAGCTCAGTGATTATACTTCCTGTCTGCAGATGCGTGCTCTCCGTGGGTTTTGGTGGCTGTTGGGTTTCTCCCCTTCAGATGAGGCTTTTGTTCCTCCAGAAGAGGATGACAATCCTAGTCCAGCCCGCCACTGTCTAGCAGGCCGCAAGCGTCTGCGTCGAGCCACACGCATCCTGTTGGCCATCCTGCCTCGCCGTCTGCAGAGCGCCCTGGGCTACCCTGTGTGCACTAGCATCGGCTCTGTTGTATCCCCAGGCATGTATAGTCATGGTTTCTATATACAGCATTGAGACATGTGCTTGAAGTGGTATGGGGGAATTCTACTATTCATTTGGGGTGTTTTTCAGAGGTGCTTTGCTCCCCCACTAAGCTCTGTGGGAAAGGCAACAAGAGGAAGCAGGATGACATTGATGATGACGAGGAGCAGCAGACCTGGGTCGAGGCACTCTCTCAGGAACTAGAGGATGAGGAGTCATCTGTTGATCCTGACTATGAGGTGGGTTCTCCTGTTATGGTTTCCTTTGAATGGGCCTAACCCTTCATCTCACATGAGTAGTATATGGTCTCTAAAATGCATGCAAGCATTAAACTAATTTCTTCAGTTTCTCGTGGCACATTGATTTGATACTTGACTATCCAGACCTTTCTTTTTTTTGACAGCTGAGTGCAGTGGATACTGACAGTGAGGAGTATAACTCTCAAAATGACACAGAAAGTGACCTTGATCTTTCAGGGAAGGTCGTGATCGACGACCTTAAAACGGTACAGAGTGAGTGTCTCGTTGGCATGGCCTTTCATCATTCTGCAAGTACTCTTACTATAGGAGATTGGCATTGAATCTAGTTGTCTTTTTGCCTTGTTTGCAGAATGTTCCTCAGACGGCATAGTGGAAGGTGGCATTTCAGGTACATCTGGTGTGACAAACATTtacttgtttttttttaacatgCATGAGGGTCAACCTATTTGTAATCCTGGTATGCTGTTTGACTGTTTATATTGATTATGTCTTCTATGGCCCACTTGTAAATTGACATCAGTACTATTTATTGGTCCTTAGGTGTGCCACCTTCAGTTTTATCACCACCTGTAAGCCTCCAGTGCCAGTATACACTTTTTGTTTGTAATTGACAAAATAAAAAATTCATCTTTATGTGCAGGTTTATTGTGCTTAGTAGCTTCAGACATGCAGTGTAATAACTGACCAGGAGATGGCAATACTAGATTCTTGTTTTATCCTGAAACATCTAGCAGTGTTGACAAGTGGATTTGATGGTTGTCACCATATGTATGGAAACATAAGAGGTTCATGGTTAACACTTGTACAGTGAGTTGCTCCTTGACCCCCTAAGTCTCTGTCAAGTAAGATCCTAGTTGAGCTGTAGGAATGGACTTGTATACTGACTAAGGCCTGTTCCATTCAGTCTACTTACACATGCATATTAAAACATACATGTACTTGGTGACTTTGTAGCCTCATCTCAACCAGTTTATTTCCAATGGATATATAATTGCAAATGTCTGTGGCTAGTTTCTAGGTTGGCTGTCAGAACTGTTCAGTGCATGTAATGATGCCACTACCACCTATAGGCTAAAGACTCCACTCATTATGTTGACCTCTACTTTGACAATCTACTGTGCATTCATACCATTGCCCATCACCTTTTATGCTTTGAATATTCA harbors:
- the org gene encoding oogenesis-related isoform X1 translates to MTSECSVAIEQDNDGVEDTVVVKRDSVLTTVLCRLSQFWPVRLAMRALRGFWWLLGFSPSDEAFVPPEEDDNPSPARHCLAGRKRLRRATRILLAILPRRLQSALGYPVCTSIGSVVSPEVLCSPTKLCGKGNKRKQDDIDDDEEQQTWVEALSQELEDEESSVDPDYELSAVDTDSEEYNSQNDTESDLDLSGKVVIDDLKTVQKCSSDGIVEGGISGVPPSVLSPPVSLQCQYTLFVCN
- the org gene encoding oogenesis-related isoform X2; this translates as MTSECSVAIEQDNDGVEDTVVVKRDSVLTTVLCRLSQFWPVRLAMRALRGFWWLLGFSPSDEAFVPPEEDDNPSPARHCLAGRKRLRRATRILLAILPRRLQSALGYPVCTSIGSVVSPEVLCSPTKLCGKGNKRKQDDIDDDEEQQTWVEALSQELEDEESSVDPDYELSAVDTDSEEYNSQNDTESDLDLSGKVVIDDLKTNVPQTA